A stretch of the Synechocystis sp. PCC 7338 genome encodes the following:
- a CDS encoding photosystem II protein Y, protein MDWRVIVVVSPLLIAATWAAINIGAAAIRQLQDVLGREA, encoded by the coding sequence ATGGATTGGCGTGTAATTGTAGTTGTTAGCCCCCTTCTGATCGCCGCAACTTGGGCCGCTATCAATATTGGGGCCGCCGCGATCCGGCAGTTACAGGACGTTTTAGGTCGCGAAGCCTAG
- a CDS encoding AAA family ATPase, producing MAFAKELDIYLRSRFTLIVLITSEEERALQTVKDVCEHSQRPCITWDVADGFQSLTQQKSSLPAAKDPLTALDQIDKVETNALFVLKDFHDCWGNAQFKRKLRSVAQRLKFTKKSMVITCPTGQLPAELKDEAVIIEFPLPKEPELDLVLENLAKTPGVKVNLTKLGREKLVKAALGLTASQSQRVFAKAIVSNGVLDERDIDLVMAEKKQIINESQALEFFSVQETPSDVGGLGLLKDWLRLRERAFTQEAQDYGLPAPKGIALIGIPGTGKSLTAKMIGGLWRLPLLRLDIRALFGSLVGESEARTRKALELAETVAPCILWIDELEKAFSSGGLDGGVSTRVFGTILTWMQEKTAPCFVVATANNISQLPPELLRKGRFDEIFFLDLPTLAERQEIITVHLRKRNRFPQELDIVNLAMASEGYVGAEIEQAIIDGMYVGFNQGREVTTTDILTALKRQVPLSVSQKEVIGNLRDWLREGRAQSASFEEIHQAEQAFVPLQLEI from the coding sequence ATGGCCTTTGCCAAGGAACTCGATATTTATCTGCGCTCCCGTTTTACTTTGATTGTGCTAATCACTTCGGAGGAAGAAAGGGCCCTGCAAACTGTAAAGGACGTCTGTGAACATAGTCAGAGGCCTTGCATTACCTGGGATGTGGCGGATGGGTTCCAATCTTTGACCCAACAAAAGTCTTCTTTACCGGCGGCCAAAGATCCTCTCACCGCCCTCGATCAAATTGATAAGGTGGAAACCAACGCTTTATTTGTACTCAAAGATTTCCATGATTGTTGGGGCAATGCCCAATTTAAGCGCAAGTTACGCAGTGTTGCCCAACGGTTAAAGTTCACCAAAAAGTCCATGGTAATTACTTGCCCCACAGGACAATTACCAGCAGAACTGAAGGATGAGGCGGTGATCATTGAGTTTCCTTTGCCCAAGGAACCGGAGTTGGATCTGGTACTAGAAAATTTGGCTAAAACTCCGGGGGTGAAAGTGAATTTGACCAAACTGGGGCGGGAGAAGTTAGTCAAAGCGGCCCTTGGTTTAACAGCTTCCCAATCCCAACGGGTCTTTGCTAAGGCGATCGTCAGTAATGGGGTGCTTGATGAACGGGACATTGACCTGGTGATGGCGGAGAAGAAGCAAATCATCAACGAAAGTCAGGCATTGGAGTTTTTCTCGGTACAGGAAACCCCGTCTGATGTGGGGGGCCTAGGTTTGCTCAAGGATTGGTTACGCTTACGGGAACGAGCTTTTACCCAAGAGGCCCAGGATTATGGACTTCCGGCCCCCAAGGGCATTGCTTTGATTGGGATTCCCGGCACGGGGAAAAGTTTAACGGCCAAGATGATTGGGGGGCTATGGCGTTTACCCCTATTGCGTCTTGATATCAGAGCTTTATTTGGCTCTTTGGTGGGGGAATCGGAAGCAAGAACCCGCAAGGCATTGGAGCTAGCAGAAACGGTAGCCCCTTGTATTCTCTGGATTGATGAGTTGGAAAAGGCTTTTAGCTCTGGTGGTCTAGATGGGGGAGTGAGCACCAGAGTATTTGGCACCATTCTGACTTGGATGCAGGAAAAAACTGCCCCTTGTTTTGTGGTAGCCACCGCCAATAATATTTCCCAGTTGCCGCCGGAATTACTCCGAAAAGGACGGTTTGATGAAATTTTCTTTTTGGATTTGCCCACTTTGGCAGAGCGCCAGGAAATTATCACTGTCCATCTCCGCAAACGCAACCGCTTTCCCCAGGAATTAGATATTGTTAATTTAGCCATGGCTTCGGAGGGCTATGTGGGGGCAGAAATTGAACAGGCAATTATTGATGGAATGTACGTAGGCTTTAACCAAGGGCGGGAAGTGACAACAACAGATATTTTGACGGCGCTGAAACGCCAAGTTCCCCTATCCGTTTCCCAAAAAGAAGTCATTGGTAATCTGCGGGATTGGCTCCGGGAAGGTCGAGCCCAGTCTGCTTCCTTTGAAGAAATTCACCAAGCAGAACAGGCTTTTGTTCCTTTACAGTTAGAAATTTAG
- a CDS encoding nucleotide exchange factor GrpE, whose translation MLTWLKTLFQPPHPPSNLATAPVDPDDLKYSAELQSLRLELAERDKTITALKQDLEQQRQKEDSRLKTARQGEIENMLSQLASPISQLLTQTYLVEQEGTVVQPQDILTVTKRLVSTLETQGLSIVVPVGETVPFDLNYHQPLSSTMEIPLGTPVIVKMPALAYQQKLLKKALVEPTA comes from the coding sequence ATGCTTACCTGGCTAAAAACTCTATTCCAGCCACCGCATCCTCCTTCCAATCTAGCTACGGCTCCAGTAGACCCCGATGATCTCAAATACTCCGCCGAACTTCAGAGCTTACGGTTGGAACTAGCGGAACGGGACAAAACCATTACCGCCCTCAAACAAGACCTGGAGCAACAAAGGCAAAAGGAAGATAGCCGCTTGAAAACAGCCCGCCAGGGGGAAATCGAAAATATGCTGAGTCAATTAGCTTCCCCCATTAGTCAACTGTTGACCCAAACTTACCTAGTGGAACAAGAAGGCACAGTGGTTCAACCGCAGGATATTTTGACAGTGACTAAACGCCTTGTCAGTACCCTAGAAACCCAGGGCTTAAGCATTGTTGTCCCTGTTGGTGAAACCGTTCCTTTTGATCTCAACTATCATCAGCCCCTCAGCAGTACCATGGAAATTCCGCTCGGTACCCCCGTTATTGTAAAAATGCCGGCCCTGGCCTATCAGCAAAAACTGCTCAAAAAGGCCCTCGTTGAACCCACTGCCTAA
- a CDS encoding Hsp70 family protein — MPGKLAIDFGTSNTVLARWDEATASGIPFHLTDYGYLQRQGLETVSIIPSLIHYTQDRRQWIGHQVITNSLQKSERTFRWMKHYIGNRNQIKRRLGERYISHFEAGKDFLSTILLFAANDLNLDPTAEVAFTVPVEAYEHYESWLTDVAQESGMARIRLIDEPSAAALGYGAHIQPNDVYLIFDFGGGTLDVAVVLIDEDDTGSSRRCRILGKAGLDLGGTTIDQWLFQEVLRQSGYSDADDTIRSISQAILVECEQAKINLYKEERADISIFNPNTGAVVDAEFSRSQFEELLDEKEALSLLDQTLRRALNDARERGYTEDQIKAVLMVGGSSQIPVIQRTVKRIFGKDRVLLHRPLDAVSRGAAAFVAGVDFFDHIQHDYAIRFRNGQTGEFDYRPLVSRGTAYPSEKPLASLTIKASYDEQNQLGLAIFEVGTPYRRSEQTNVELVFDPSGAARLSNLSPETAQERNYFWMNENSPTFLEPTPPVQKGDACFRVEFAIDANKRLLMTARDLKANKLTHQNYPVVKLS, encoded by the coding sequence ATGCCGGGAAAACTTGCTATTGACTTTGGCACCTCGAATACTGTGCTGGCCCGCTGGGATGAAGCCACGGCTAGCGGTATTCCCTTTCATTTGACGGATTACGGCTATTTGCAACGGCAAGGCTTGGAAACTGTTTCAATTATCCCCTCCCTAATTCACTACACCCAGGACAGACGGCAATGGATTGGGCATCAAGTCATTACCAATAGTCTTCAGAAAAGTGAACGCACTTTCCGGTGGATGAAACATTACATCGGTAATCGAAACCAAATCAAACGTCGTTTGGGGGAAAGGTACATTTCTCACTTTGAAGCGGGTAAAGATTTTCTTTCCACTATTTTGCTGTTTGCCGCCAATGACCTAAATTTAGACCCCACTGCCGAGGTTGCTTTTACTGTCCCGGTGGAAGCCTATGAACATTATGAGAGTTGGTTGACAGACGTGGCCCAAGAGTCTGGCATGGCCCGGATTCGTTTAATTGATGAGCCTTCCGCTGCCGCCCTCGGTTATGGGGCCCACATTCAGCCCAATGATGTTTATCTCATTTTTGATTTTGGCGGGGGAACCCTGGATGTGGCGGTAGTACTAATTGATGAAGATGATACGGGTAGTAGTCGCCGTTGCCGCATATTGGGGAAAGCTGGCCTAGACCTGGGGGGCACCACCATTGACCAATGGCTTTTTCAAGAAGTGCTCCGCCAAAGCGGTTATAGCGATGCTGATGATACTATTCGCTCTATCAGTCAAGCCATTCTAGTGGAATGTGAACAGGCGAAGATTAACCTCTACAAGGAAGAGCGGGCGGACATTTCTATTTTTAATCCTAATACCGGGGCCGTTGTGGATGCGGAATTTAGTCGCAGTCAGTTTGAAGAACTCCTTGATGAGAAGGAGGCCCTTTCTTTGCTTGACCAGACCCTACGACGGGCCCTCAATGATGCCAGGGAAAGGGGTTATACAGAAGACCAGATTAAAGCGGTGCTGATGGTGGGGGGCAGTAGCCAAATTCCAGTTATTCAACGTACTGTCAAACGTATTTTTGGTAAAGATAGAGTGTTGCTCCATCGTCCCCTGGATGCCGTTTCTCGGGGAGCCGCCGCCTTTGTGGCTGGGGTAGATTTCTTTGACCATATCCAGCACGACTATGCCATTCGTTTCCGCAATGGCCAAACAGGGGAATTTGATTACCGTCCTTTGGTAAGTAGGGGAACAGCCTATCCCAGTGAAAAACCTTTAGCAAGCTTAACTATTAAAGCTTCCTATGATGAACAAAACCAATTAGGACTGGCTATTTTTGAAGTGGGAACCCCCTACCGCCGCTCTGAGCAGACGAATGTGGAATTGGTCTTTGACCCCTCTGGGGCCGCCCGCCTGAGTAATCTTTCGCCGGAAACGGCACAGGAACGCAATTATTTTTGGATGAATGAAAACAGTCCTACTTTTCTGGAACCTACTCCCCCTGTCCAGAAGGGAGATGCTTGTTTTCGGGTGGAATTTGCCATTGATGCCAACAAAAGATTGCTGATGACGGCCCGGGATCTCAAGGCTAATAAGCTGACCCATCAAAATTATCCAGTTGTTAAATTAAGCTAA
- a CDS encoding methylenetetrahydrofolate reductase, translating to MTISRFRQAAEAKEFLITAEVTPPKGGNPERMLAVAAKLRGRVHGVNVTDGSRAVLRMSSIAACVLLQQRGIEAICQMTCRDRNLIGLQADLMGSYALGLRNVLALTGDPLKAGDHTKARAVYDLESVRLLGLIRSLNQGLDFNQAPLVDGRLDLFPGAAVDPQSKSWSGLQSRFEKKLVAGAQFFQSQLITDFDRLDKFMTQVAVGCGKPILAGIFLFKSAKNAAFIKRVVPGVNIPDSLIDRLARAEDPLKEGVAIAAEQVKLAQELCQGVHLMAIKKEELIPEILDQAGIAPLKSINPQS from the coding sequence ATGACCATTAGCCGGTTTCGTCAGGCGGCCGAAGCAAAGGAATTTTTAATTACCGCAGAAGTTACCCCCCCTAAAGGCGGCAATCCAGAGCGGATGTTGGCGGTGGCGGCAAAGTTGCGGGGCAGGGTTCATGGGGTAAATGTCACCGATGGCAGTCGAGCGGTGTTGCGTATGTCCTCCATTGCAGCCTGTGTGTTGTTGCAACAACGGGGTATTGAAGCCATTTGTCAGATGACCTGCCGGGATCGCAATTTAATTGGTTTGCAGGCGGATTTGATGGGGTCCTATGCCCTCGGTTTACGCAATGTTTTAGCTTTGACCGGCGATCCGCTCAAAGCAGGAGACCATACCAAAGCTAGGGCCGTCTACGATTTGGAATCGGTGCGGCTGTTGGGTTTAATCCGTTCCCTCAACCAGGGGCTAGATTTCAACCAAGCTCCCTTGGTGGATGGCAGGCTAGATTTATTTCCTGGAGCGGCAGTGGATCCCCAGTCAAAGAGTTGGTCCGGTTTGCAAAGTCGGTTTGAAAAAAAGCTCGTAGCCGGGGCCCAGTTTTTCCAAAGTCAGTTGATCACGGATTTTGATCGCCTGGATAAATTTATGACCCAGGTGGCTGTGGGATGTGGCAAACCAATTTTGGCGGGCATATTTCTTTTCAAATCAGCTAAAAATGCGGCTTTTATTAAGCGAGTGGTGCCGGGGGTAAATATTCCCGATTCTTTAATTGATCGCCTGGCCCGGGCCGAAGATCCGTTAAAGGAAGGGGTGGCGATCGCCGCCGAACAGGTAAAACTAGCTCAAGAACTATGCCAGGGAGTCCATTTAATGGCAATTAAAAAAGAGGAATTAATTCCCGAAATCCTCGACCAGGCTGGCATTGCCCCCCTAAAGAGCATTAATCCCCAATCCTGA
- a CDS encoding DUF2997 domain-containing protein, whose protein sequence is MELQEINVFIDKNGEVILDINGVKGMGCLDLTQELEAILGGEVIKRELTSEAHQVEQQESQQEQEWQWG, encoded by the coding sequence ATGGAACTACAAGAAATTAATGTATTCATCGACAAGAATGGCGAAGTAATCCTAGATATAAATGGTGTGAAGGGCATGGGTTGTCTGGATTTGACCCAGGAGTTGGAGGCAATACTGGGGGGAGAAGTAATCAAAAGGGAATTGACCAGTGAAGCTCATCAAGTAGAACAACAGGAGTCGCAACAGGAGCAGGAATGGCAATGGGGTTGA
- a CDS encoding DUF1257 domain-containing protein: MSHFTTLKTKIVEKTYLKQALDDLGHSYQEGNLQIDGYQGNKTTAEIKVLTQNASYDIGFRKNGEGYEMVADWWGIREINQQTFVESLNQRYAYHAATAKLAEQGFSLVSEEVEETGRIHLVLRRVV, translated from the coding sequence ATGTCCCATTTCACCACCCTCAAAACCAAAATTGTGGAGAAAACCTATCTCAAACAAGCCCTAGATGATTTGGGGCATAGCTACCAAGAAGGCAATCTGCAAATTGATGGTTATCAAGGTAATAAAACCACGGCTGAGATAAAAGTACTGACCCAAAATGCCAGCTATGACATTGGCTTTCGCAAAAATGGTGAGGGCTACGAGATGGTGGCGGATTGGTGGGGAATTAGGGAAATTAATCAGCAGACTTTTGTTGAGTCCCTTAATCAACGCTATGCTTACCATGCCGCCACGGCCAAATTAGCGGAACAGGGCTTTTCCCTTGTCAGTGAAGAGGTGGAGGAAACTGGCCGTATTCACCTTGTCCTCCGTCGTGTTGTTTAG
- a CDS encoding chlororespiratory reduction protein 7 has protein sequence MVDPLMYQEEMFVFLADQEPETFLTPAEMTAKLTEILAEYDLPLPQGLDKLATLAAKAEHLRDNYCDLDRGDGGTWQWYVVRLEK, from the coding sequence ATGGTCGATCCACTGATGTACCAAGAAGAAATGTTTGTGTTCTTGGCGGACCAGGAACCAGAAACATTCCTAACTCCGGCGGAAATGACTGCTAAGTTGACGGAGATTTTGGCTGAATACGATCTTCCCCTCCCCCAAGGGCTGGATAAATTGGCCACTTTGGCGGCAAAAGCGGAACATTTACGGGACAACTACTGCGACCTCGACCGGGGGGATGGCGGTACTTGGCAATGGTATGTGGTACGCCTGGAAAAATAG